Proteins encoded in a region of the Drosophila sechellia strain sech25 chromosome 2L, ASM438219v1, whole genome shotgun sequence genome:
- the LOC6611628 gene encoding uncharacterized protein LOC6611628 yields MRAPEWMSNEMARLTSRLERYKPTGSGYNRIQSIRLSKSVTQMLNNPMPPAPAAATARSQPESTFTTPRRRGVLSRTQSEWEEVYPVVQFNRQGSSESNMSEDNELRFTHYRNCATRIP; encoded by the coding sequence ATGCGCGCTCCAGAGTGGATGAGCAATGAAATGGCGCGCCTCACATCAAGGCTCGAGCGCTACAAGCCAACGGGCAGTGGATACAACCGCATCCAGTCGATTCGACTGTCCAAAAGCGTCACCCAAATGCTGAACAATCCAATGCCTCCGGCACCAGCCGCTGCCACCGCCAGATCGCAGCCAGAAAGCACCTTCACAACGCCGCGACGGCGCGGTGTCCTCAGTCGCACTCAATCGGAGTGGGAGGAGGTGTATCCTGTCGTCCAGTTCAATCGCCAAGGGAGCAGCGAGAGCAACATGAGTGAGGATAACGAGCTGCGGTTCACCCACTATAGAAACTGTGCCACGCGTATTCCCTGA